The sequence below is a genomic window from Dioscorea cayenensis subsp. rotundata cultivar TDr96_F1 chromosome 6, TDr96_F1_v2_PseudoChromosome.rev07_lg8_w22 25.fasta, whole genome shotgun sequence.
gagaaaaatatgaaaatataaattatggataatttttaaaaaataactgattttttataaaattttgtaaaataactaaatttttttatacgtaAAATTAggttaattatgataaataaaaaatgaactgAGGACCATGACGGATAAAAAAGAACCGAGAGAATATTAATTTCATCCCAAATGATTAGCATTTCAATGAAACAATTAAATATGatgtttattaaaaatgaacagtaaactcaaatttttttattttttagggaTACAAATGCAAATTCCTTAGACAACAGGATGAATCGCACGTGCCGGTGACCGAGTCCGACTCGGCGTTCTCGCAGACACACATGTCGCCATCTTTTTACAAAGACCCCCctgaaaaaaacacaaaataaaaaagaaccaGAGCTTTCTCAGAGAACAAAAGAGGACCATTCCCAACTCCCTGATCTTCTCCTCTGCTCCTGATCCGATCTGCATCTCTCTCCGGTTTCCCACTTCTCCATCGTAATcccctttttcccatctttcatGGATtcaattcatgttttgattctATGTTCTTAGATTCGTCTCATTCCAagcaccaatttttttttctttgttttgaaaattttagctTAAGTTATTGGATGATTTATTgtgatttagttgtttttttcttggtttttgatCCCTTGTTGTTGATCTGAaacaaagttttcatttttattggattttagaTTGATCTTTAGAATTTAATATTGCTTTGGTCAATGCGAATTGTTTGTGTATGTATACCAGAAGTAGGGtttggaaagaaaaaggaaggatGAGTGAGGTTTTCGATGGTTATGAACGCCAGTACTGCGAGATCTCTGCATCTCTTTCTAAGAAATGCACATCAGCTGGGCTTCTGGATGGAGGTGATGTTTTGTTGCATTTTGATTTATTCTCATTATTAAATGCATATGAGGATGTGATTTTCTTGATTAATTTGCATTTTCAACTTGTTTATGCATTGCTTGCTGTGATTTCTTTGTGTTGGAGCTTCTCACTGTGCTAAGTATATCGTAAAGAGTTGTGAGGTTTGGATATGGTATGTGATTGTGCTTTGGTAGATCATAAAGCTATGTTATTTCTAAGTTGGAGTTTCTGTTCATCCAGTGGCGGTATATTTGCTTgtgatttatgaattttttaaactaGATTGTCTGTATCAGGGTTGCAGGTGCTAAGTTTGATTAAATATAGCAAAATGTGTGCTACAAAATGgaaaatttcttattttcaatattGATAATACTTTGGAACTTTCTTATTTTCAATGCTGGTCCTAAAAATTAGAGTTTccttttgtaaaatattttgggGTGTTCCGTTCATAGATGCTTGTGTATTTGGAACtttcttattttcaatattGATAATACTTTGGAAATCATTCCCTGTGTCATACAATGATAATATTAgcaaagtttttcaaatttatcaatTCTTGTGCTTCAGTCGATTGTCTATGGCTTTCCTAAGTTGGGATTTCCTGTTTCGTCAACAacagtttattttcttgtgatttaTAAAATACTGTATTCAACTTGATTTTCCTGTATTAGTTTTTCAGGTGCCAAGTTAGATTGACTAGAACTGAACAAAAACTTCTTTAGGACTTAGATTAGAGTTTTCCTTTAACATGAATATTTTCTTTCACACTTTGGAGGTTCCCATGTTAGATTTTGTTGTATATTTTTGGACACTTCACACATGAGCTGTGTGAACTCGCCTTCTTGTGCAATTTTGATATGCTTTACACTGGAACATTGTTCTTTATATTTGCTGTCATGTCCTTGGAGGTTACCATGTCAGATTTTTTTCTTATACGTATATTTTGGCTGCTTCACACATAGGTTGCATGAAATTTGCCTACTTGTGGAATTTTACAATGTTGTTTGCTATGAATATTTTCTGTCATATCTTTATAAGTTCCCATGACGTGGTGGACCAAATCCTCTTTTCCTGTATTGAACACTGTGTGAATGTCTAGCACATCATTAAGTAAAAAAGTAGGCAaattctttattaattgattatctTAAATCCCAATTTCTATGATTAGTGTggaaagtatattttttttctctcttagttTTAGtgaattagttttttattgtaCTGAAGCAGCACAACAACAAATCCTTTTCTACTGGTAGTCTGAATTCTGGAATAATTTCTTAGCAAACCTGATCAGAACTATACAAGTGCTTTTAAGGGCTAGGCAGTGTTAGAATGTGGATGATTGATGAAATTGTTTCATGATGTTATGTCATTGTAATGTTATATTATATGCATGCAAATTTGTCTTCTGTATTTAGAGTGTAGATATGGAATGCGATGGTCATGAAAGCATAAATTCATGAAGAAATTCATGAAGTTTTAAACTTCCAGGCATTATGTTATTATGCATGTTGTGTTTGCATTGCTACTAACCTAACCTTTACTTGTTCCTCTTGTATGTCTTATAAATCACATTCTACTTGCAATAATGACTGATTCTCAACAGTGATttcattctaaaataaaatttttttgttgctcTATGATATGCAGAACAGAAGAAACAGAAGGTTTCTGAAATAAAATCTGGACTAGATGACGCGGAGGCCTTGGTACTGAATTTACTTAAATTTCTCgcttttctatttatttattattgcatTTCTATATGTAGAACTGTAAACACTGACACTACTGCTTTTTATTTCCACCAGATTCGGAAAATGGACCTCGAGGCTAGAAGTCTGCAGCCAACCGTAAAGGCGATGCTTTTAGCTAAGCTAAGAGAGTACAAATCAGATTTGAATAATCTGAAAAGTGAACTCAAAAGGATCACATCTGCAAATTCGAACAATAAAACAAGGGAAGACTTATTGGAGTTGGGGATGGCGGATACACTGgcggtattttattttttatgcctttccttttttttttttgcttgttgaTGTCTTATAAATTGTCAAGCTTGATGTTATTATGTTATTGAATGCTTTATTGAAACCATTCAGGCCTCCACTGATCAAAGAGGCAGACTGTTAATGTCGACGGAAAGGATAAACCAGTCCAGTGAAAGAATTAAAGAGAGTCGAAGAACAATGTTGGAGACCGAGGAGCTCGGTGTCTCAATTCTGCAAGACTTACATCAACAACGGCAATCGCTTCTGCATGCTCATAACacggtatttatttatttatttgccgATTTTGTTAACTTCATGATGGTTTTAATGATGAAATGTATTGATTTGCTGCAGTTACATGGGGTGGATGATAACATTGGAAAAAGCAGGAAAATTCTTGGAGCCATGTCAAGAAGGATGGACAGGAACAAGTGGATAATTGGCACTGTAATTGTGGTTCTAGTGTTGGCAATTCTCTTGATTCTGTATTTCAAGCTCTCACATTAACTCAAATGTAAACTTTGTGGagatactttttctttttcttttctttcttttttactgGAATTGGATTTCTGGTGTTTGGCTtgaaatgatatgaaatatttgtttgaaatgTAAATTAGTTCAGAACTCAAATTATGAATCATGAATCAAGAATCAGAACATATATTGATCCATGTTATTGTCTtcctttgaatatatatatatatataatctttaaacaattaaatttattagtgagaaacataatgatattttatatagagttaaacaattaaatttattagtgagAAACATAATGATATTTTACCTTTACATGGATTGCAATGAGGTACAAATGAATAAAGAAAGCATCTAGTTATCCAAATTCTAacaaataaaatgtaaaatttcaGAAGTCAATTAGTAAAAATTAggagttaaaaattaaaatagaaatcaatATAATGTAGCTTAAAAAAACttgcaaattaattaaatggtggaattataaacaaaagaagcaaaagcccaaaataaacaaaccatcaaaacaataacaacagacctcaatttctaaattaaaaccACAAAACTAAACTATCCACAAACATTAGAACAAACAAATCTCAAAATAAACCAATCTAGTTAATCCCAAAAATAAGCACTCtgtaaataaacaacaacaacactagTAACAAGTCTAGCTATAAATATCTCCATAAACCATCAACTCATCTCTCATCACTTATCATTCTCaccatcaaacaaacaaacaatggCTTCTCCACTCCATatccatctccttcttcttctccttctcctcaccttcctcaccatcaccaccaccacaacaGCATCACCCAACCACCCAAGATCATCAAGAAGTACAAGAAGAACAATGAACGTGATAGACCGTTGCTGGCGCCGGACCACCAACTGGTCTAGTAACCGCCAACGCCTCGCCATGTGTTCCATTGGCTTCGCCGgaaaaatgagcaacaacatcGGACGTGGCCTCACACGGTCTGTGCTTCCTCATCAAATAAACTCCATGTGAGAGACGGCCTCCTCAGAGCGAGAGATCAGACAGATGGGTCTACGGGCCCTCTCAACACAATCCAAGTATGGTACAATAGCCGTGAAATTTATCCTCTTTGAGAATCGAATCCGCAACCTACTCTTTATCTCGCTCTTAAAGACAAGGTGAGAGGCGCTTGCCTTAAGAGCGAGATAAAAAGTCGGTATCCAGTTCAATTCTCAGATCAGAGTGGATGAATTTTATGGTTATTGTACAATGTTTAAATTGTGTGAAGGGGCATGAAACCCATTTATTTGTCTGATCTGATCTATCGCTGTGAGGAGGACGGTCTCTCACACGTACTCCATGCATGAATGAATATTAAACACTGAATtactataaaatattaaaatgatatCTGATAAACAAACAGGTATGTGGTCACTGACCCAACAGACGACCCATTGAGACCTCGCTACGGCACACTCCGGCACGGCGCCACCCTTACAAAAGGCAAAGTCTGGATAACATTCCAGAGAGACATGGTCATCACTCTGAAGAAGCCATTGTTAGTGAAGAGCATGACCACCATTGATGGCCGTGGAGCCAACGTCCACATCGCCAATGGAGCCAGTTTAGTGCTCTACCAAGTCTCCAATGTCATCATCCATGGCCTTCACTTCCATGACTGCAAGTCTCAGAGCCCTGGTGCTGTTGTGATTCCTGGTGGGCATGTCATGCAGCTCAGTGAGAATGATGGTGATGCTATACGTCTTGTTCAAGCTTCCAAGGTTTGGATTGATCATAATACTTTCAGTAACAGTGAGGATGGTTTGCTTGATGTCACTAGAGGTTCCACTGGAATCACTGTTTCTAATAACTGGTTTAAAGATCATGACAAGGTCATGCTTCTTGGCCATGATGATGCCTTTCTTCTTGATAAGAAAATGAAGGTCTCTCTTCTCTTCAATCGTTTTGGTCCTAATTGCAACCAGCGCATGCCAaggtacatatatatttgaattaattaatatttgaattaattagataacataacattaatgctagcttttatattaatatatgattattattattaattacatgCATGCAGAGCTAGGCATGGATATGTGCATGTTGTGAATAATTTGTATGATGGTTGGGGATTATATGCAATTGGTGGGAGCATGAGTCCAAGCATAAGAAGTGAAGGGAATTTGTACATAGCAAGAGTGGGAgatgggaaggagaagaagaaggtgacaGCAAGGATTGGAGGGAGATCAAGCAAGTTATGGAACTGGGTTTCACTTAAAGATAGGTTTGAAAACAAGGCTTATTTCAAGCAGTctggaagaagaacaaggacaaACCCTGGTTACAATCGCATGCAAAGGTTTCGTGTGGCTAATGCTAACCAAGTCAGAGCTCTCACTAGGAATGCTGGTGCACTGCGTTGCTCTGCTAAACGAGTTAGGTGTTGAGACTTTTAATTTGGGTTTGTTTGATGACTACGTCTACgtgcaatgcatgcatgcatgcatgctttgtTAATTGGTTTTAAGTTAAGGGTTTGTTAATTTAGAATTAGTATTTGTTTTTAGTGATGATATTAAGAGGTTGCTTGAAGCCTTTGGAGATTGAAAGGAAGGCTCAGCAGCttctttgtatttattatatgtttttaattaattctcaTGGACTAAAAAAAGTGTTGTCATTTATAGTTAATTTGTAGAGCAAGATGGGATGGCCTTTCTTTGTTTGacaagtgttttttatttttttttacaaattagtcataagtatttaattttcattgtgttttgaggggacaaataaaatgaaaaatcattAGATTGTCTTAATTCCGGTTGCCAAgtgtttttccaaaaaaatcaaattattggtttatatataaaaaaaaaagtaaaaacactgTTTGTTTTGTAGAATAAATATTTCTCAATAAAAGACCCAAAATAACAGGAAAGGACACCTAGAAAAACttattcacaaaataaatattttttgcacagttatttttttattaaaaaagtgcCACGTGGAAATTTAGCCCACTACGAGAATTAATGAGCAAATATCATGAAACATAACTTGGTGCAAAATTGCCTTGGGTGatgtgttttctcttttttgagaaaaaaaaacactaatacaGACCAACAATTA
It includes:
- the LOC120262907 gene encoding vesicle transport v-SNARE 13-like, which produces MSEVFDGYERQYCEISASLSKKCTSAGLLDGEQKKQKVSEIKSGLDDAEALIRKMDLEARSLQPTVKAMLLAKLREYKSDLNNLKSELKRITSANSNNKTREDLLELGMADTLAASTDQRGRLLMSTERINQSSERIKESRRTMLETEELGVSILQDLHQQRQSLLHAHNTLHGVDDNIGKSRKILGAMSRRMDRNKWIIGTVIVVLVLAILLILYFKLSH
- the LOC120263987 gene encoding pectate lyase 1-like: MNVIDRCWRRTTNWSSNRQRLAMCSIGFAGKMSNNIGRGLTRYVVTDPTDDPLRPRYGTLRHGATLTKGKVWITFQRDMVITLKKPLLVKSMTTIDGRGANVHIANGASLVLYQVSNVIIHGLHFHDCKSQSPGAVVIPGGHVMQLSENDGDAIRLVQASKVWIDHNTFSNSEDGLLDVTRGSTGITVSNNWFKDHDKVMLLGHDDAFLLDKKMKVSLLFNRFGPNCNQRMPRARHGYVHVVNNLYDGWGLYAIGGSMSPSIRSEGNLYIARVGDGKEKKKVTARIGGRSSKLWNWVSLKDRFENKAYFKQSGRRTRTNPGYNRMQRFRVANANQVRALTRNAGALRCSAKRVRC